The window CATAAAACTCTCTCTGACGGAGAAGACACTCCAAGCATCAATGGGTTAATTGGCCAAAACATAATCGAACTGATCCAAAACTTGCAATTAGGTTATCGAACTCTAAACGCTTGCATTTACATGATTCaagaaaataaaacttgcattTAGGTAACTATCGTTAACTTTAATAACAGAATGAAAACTGAACTTgcaatttataaatgaaaatatgtaataattttataattttttgacttTGATTACTCAACTACAAGTTAAAGATCAATTCACTTATTCGATTGCAAGTTTATATTAGTTCAGTTAATTAATTGCAAGTTTATATTAGTTCAATTAGTCGAGTGAAAGTTTGTTGACATTAGTAAACCAATTGCAAGTTTTGACTTAGTTCAGTGATGTTTTAGCCTATTTATAACCCAAGCATCAATGTTGCGAAAGCAACTTTCACTACTCAAATTTTCGGTTCAAAATGACTTGCTGATAATGAGGGGGTTGGAAACCCACATTTTCCAACAATATGTCAGTTGATGGATTAATCCCCATTACATCTGTCAAGTTCATGTTCATAAAGCACAACTtgtttagaatttttatttttttatataaattatgctATTTTTTGGAGGACTGAGTTGCCAAAACCAAGAATGAGTTTTTAGAAAAGAAAAGGGACTAGAACATGACAAAGAGTTGTTACGTGACAACCTTGAAGCGTGGAGGAGTCAGGGGCAAGTACTACCAATCAAAGATATGGATGTCAGTGAAAGCGAGGAAAAAAGAGGGAAGCCCGCCAAGAACCCTGGTTCCCATCCCTCTACATCTTGAAGACTATAATAAGGTCATTTACAATGGGGTTTCACTCCCTAAAGAGTTGAAAGAAGGATAGTTAAAGTTTTTGCAAGACAACAATGACATCTTTGCATGGGCAGCAACTGATATGCATGTTATGATTAAGTCAGGGATAAATCCCAATTCTCATAACTCATACGTTAAATGTGGATCCAGAAAGGAAGACAATGAAGCAAAAGAAGAGGAACGTCGCTCCAAAAAGGCAGGAAGCCATAAAGCAGGAAGTAGAAAAGCTATTCAAGCAAGCTTTATTGAAGAAATTCAGTTTCCTCAATGGTTGGGAAACCTTGTAATGGTAAAGAAAGACAATTAAAAGTGGAGAATGTGTGTGGACTTCACGAAGTGGAATGATGCTTGTTCTAAGATTGTTTCCTTCTATAGCGAACTGATACCTTGATAGATGTCAGTACTGAGCATGAGATGCTGAGTTTCATGGATGGTTTCTAACGGGCATAATCAAATCAATATGCATAAGGATGACATTTTAAAGGTATTGTTCATAACTAACTATGGTCTATTCAACTATGTGGTTATATTTTCGGACAAAAGAATGCAGGAGCCATGTACCACCGCTTGATAAATAAAATCTTTAAACACTTGATTAGGAAcactataaaaatatatgttgatgatatgttAGTCAAGAGCGTAGACAAGATTGACCACTTAGTACACCTTAGATAAACTTTCAAAGTCTGAGGACTCATTTGATGATGCTCATAAGATGATGCTGAAGGAGTAGGGTCTAGAACCTAGGACTGATGATCTCTAAACGAGGAAATGAAGCGAACCTTGCCAAGATAAAAACTACCTAGACATGGAGTCAGTGAAGCCTATCAAGGATGTCCAGAAATTGACAGGGTGGTTTTAACTTCCGCCCTGATGGATGGCAAAGTATGGGTGGTCAGTGACGTCCGAAgtcattctctttcttctttGGTGAACCCAGTGGTGGTTTCggtttagataatattttctccaacttcttTGGTGGTAATTTGGTGGGTGGAGCCAGTTCGGTGGGAGTCAGTTTGGCGGGAGCCAGTTTCGTGTTTCTGCTAGTTCCAAGGCCTGATTGGCAACCCTCTAGTAGCATTCCTATTGTGAACTCACAGATGTATCAAAAAGAAGTAGGTGATAAAGGGATTACTTCGCTTTTGTTATCATCTACTTTGTCACTTCAGGATAACCAAGTATTATGAACCTGTTACAGAGGAGGTTGACGACTCTTTACAAGGGGCATTAAAGGTATCAGTTTATGTTTACTATTATATCTGAACTAATTagtacataaaaaataaaataaaatccatcCACATGCTCAACGGGCCTGATCATGCTCTGATTCATCTTTCGTGTCAGCATCACTCTGTAACGAGCTTTCATATGTCCTTGCAGAGCTCCCAGGTTGTTAGTTTATTCTTATGCAGCAAGTGGAagtggttcaccagtagaataCAGTGGTGATTTAGCTGCGAAGAGCTTAAAAACTTTTTGCCAGGAACATTTGCCAAGGTGCTCAAAACGGATTTTATTTGTTTACGGAATAGTATTGTATTTTAACAAGCGGAGCGACAAAAAACTTGATTCAGAACATTATGATCACTATCTAAAACAAAGGTATGTTGGAATATTTAGTACATTGACAGGCTGACACTTGACACCACTTGGCCAACTAGTCAATACTATTCAAATCAAGTGTTTCAAAGACTGAATATAGCTTATTgactctctctcatttctttatcgttattattttgattttgagatgtccctctcatttctttatgttactataaatagtaaatttttctcattattacacccactatcttcccctactatctcatatttaacaatctatactatactataataagccaacataggtataatttgtcgtcgtacaaaattttggtttggtcatgttggtttggtgattcactttataactaaaagtctgcTGCACGTAGAGTTTTCATAAGCTTACATCTCTAAACAGTTTGatatactacaagataaaaactccaccattattattttaaatataatttataatcagttgaaaataaaaaaagtaaatttactatcattaatatatattactattatataatatttaataattagttttaaattatatagccgcccgtgctttgcacgggtttaaggctagtaaaaactaatattacacTCATTATTTTCCTCTActgtctcaaatctattattaaatattgataggtcccatcactttacccaattttcatctaactttactattttttatacattgtgtTGGTCTCCATGTCCCCTtctaatgtaaagaattgaggaGGACGAAGGGAGTACTAATTAGAGTTGACGTACTATTACAAAGTACAAACCAATATTCACAACTTAGGATTATATATCTAACAAGTCAAATCGAATAGTACTACGAATAACAAAATGAGCTTATTATCGGACAAAAACCAAACATGTGACCAAACCGCCAAACCCatgaagtatataataataacaaaatcagCTTATTACCAAATCAAAACCAAACATGTCAGtaaattattttcacaattaTATCAATGATTCAGAAATCAAAATCATAATCAAAATCCTCTTAATTTTCAATATCACCTTACTTCTAACTCTTTGAgcggtttttcttttcttctccaATCCTTTCTATTTTACGTACCCTTAAACCCTGGAACCTTACACATAAATACCCCTCACCATCTCATCTCTCATcctcacacacaaacacaacttcatctctctctctctcatgatAACCTAAACCCCTCATTTTATAATATCATGGACACCTCGATTTCAACCGTCACCACCTCTCCCCTTGCATGCAACGACCTCGGTTCACCTCCGAAAAATAGTGCAGTTTCCCCCATTCACGACACACCTACCACCAGCATTAATTCATCCCAAGGGACGCTAGGGCGTCACTTGGCACGTAGACTAGTTCAGATTGGAGTGAACGATATTTTCTCAGTGCCCGGGGATTTTAATCTCACGCTCCTTGATCATTTCATTGCGGAGCCCGGACTTGAGTTGGTTGGATGTTGTAATGAGCTTAACGCTGGCTACGCTGCTGATGGTTATGCCAGGTCTCGCGGTGTTGGTGCATGTGTTGTTACGTTTACTGTTGGTGGACTGAGTGTGATCAATGCCATAGCCGGAGCGTATAGTGAGAATCTTCCCGTTATATGTATTGTTGGAGGACCGAATTCCAATGATTATGGGACCAATAGAGTGCTTCATCACACTATTGGCTTGCCCGATTTTTCGCAGGAGCTTCTTTGCTTTCAGACTGTCACTTGCTTTCAGGTACTGTCACGTATTTAGTactgttataatatatttgtgtaGTTTATCACGCGTTGTATGAATGCATTTTTATGTGTGTTTTTTTGTATGATTTctcttttatgaaatatttggaatggtatatatatttatggtgttctgtttaattttttataaatgaattaTTCACAAGGtttgtttaattttgtatatatggTGTGGTGATTTTTTAGGCTCTGGTGAACAATCTGGAAGATGCTCATGAACTTGTCGATACTGCAATTTCTACTGCACTGCAACAAAGCAAACCTGTTTATATAAGTGTGGGATGTAACTTGGCTGCTATTCCACATCCTACTTTTAGTAGGGAACCAGTTCCTTTCTCACTTTCTCCCAAGTAAGCATTCTTTTCTACAGATCCACGTTTATGTTATATCGTGTTTAAATGTATGTTGTTATGGGTTTATGTGTTATTTTACTAAGGATTTTTTTTGGGTTGTGTAGATTGAGTAACAAGATGGGGTTGGAAGCTGCAGTAGAGGCCACAGCAGAGTTCTTGAACAAGGCTGTTAAGCCAGTACTGATTGGGGGTCCAAAAATGCGTGTGGCCAAGGCTTGTGAAGTTTTTGTCGAATTAGCTGATGCTTGCGGGTATCCTATTTCTGTTCTGCCATCGGCCAAAGGTATGGTTCCTGAACATCATCCACATTTCATTGGGACGTATTGGGGTGCGGTGAGCACTTCATTTTGTGCTGAGATTGTGGAATCAGCTGATGCCTACCTGTTTGCTGGACCAATCTTTAATGACTATAGCTCTGTCGGTTACTCATTGCTTCTTAAGAAGGAGAAGGCAATCATCTTGCAGCCTGATCGTGTAGTCATTGCAAATGGTCCTACATTTGGATGCGTTTTGATGAAGGATTTCCTTCAAGCTCTTGCAAAGAGGATTAAGCACAATACTACTGCCTTTGAGAATCACTGCAGGATTTATGTTCCAGAAGGGCTCCCTCCCAAAAGTGCACCCGAGGAGCCTCTAAGGGTTAATGTTCTGTTCCAGCATATACAGAACATGTTGTCTGGTGACACTGCTGTCATTGCTGAGACAGGGGACTCATGGTTCAATTGCCAGAAGCTAAAATTGCCAAAGGGATGCGGGTAAGCTCTCCTCCTACTATTTAGTTTTCTCCTACATATTGTTTGCATTTGTTTAACCCGAGGGATGATAATAAATGCAGGTATGAATTCCAAATGCAATATGGATCCATCGGTTGGTCTGTTGGTGCAACTCTCGGGTATGCGCAAGCTGACAAGAATAAGAGAGTAATTGCTTGCATTGGTGATGGCAGCTTCCAGGTAATTATGTCTTGTTACAAGCCTAAAAATTCTTGGGATACTTATATCGTGCATAAAAATCTTGGACCACCATGTTGTGGTGGCAGATTGTAAAAATGGCTGAAGAGCTAATATGATCTTTGTGTTCACATCAACAATATGAAAGCCTAGAGTTTGTAATACCTTTAAAAGTAATACATGACTCTGACAGGTTACTGCACAAGATGTGTCAACAATGCTGCGATGGGGTCAAAATCCGATTATTTTCCTGTTAAACAATGGTGGTTACACCATTGAAGTTGTGATCCATGATGGACCCTACAATGTGATCAAGAACTGGAACTACACTGCCCTGGTTGATGCAATCCATAATGGTGAAGGCAAATGCTGGACTGCTAAGGTCAGTCTCAGTCGGACacgttaaataaattataaatcattacTTCTTAACAACAATGAAGCCATTTGTTAAATTCTTTTGCACACTACTTAAATTCTTGAATATAACTACAGGTCCGCTGTGAGGAAGATCTTGTGGAAGCGATTAAGACAGCACTTGGAGACAAAAAAGATTGTCTTTGCTTCATTGAAGTGATCTGTCACAAGGATGATACAAGCAAAGAGTTGCTCGAATGGGGATCACGGGTCTCTGCTGCTAACAGCCGCCCACCCAACCCCCAGTAGATCATTTGCTGTTGCTGCATCCTAAATAATTCTTATTATATGCTGAACACTGCATAAAGCTTTTAAGTTTCTCAATTATGAGGAAGTTGATAGTTTTGTTTACTCTAAAACGGCATAACGTCCttggtatgtttttttttttgctctaTTTTCATTCAGTTCATGAACATGTCAGTTGATGGATGAAACTCCATTACATCCATCAAGTTCATGCTCATCTATGGTGAAATCTCGTGCGACAAACTTATAATTTCCACAAGTTGATATATCTCGGGTCCTGACAACTTTAAGGAAAATTAATTCAATCGTCCTCAACTATAGGCCGTTTATTATTTAGGTTCGTGAACTAGAAACCCAATTTTTTGatgcttaaatttttaaaaatatgatgtCCCTCCGTCAAAATTCGACTAACGGCTGTCAGACAATGTTGACGtgaaaattggaaaaaaataaaagaaaaagtaattagaaatacaaaaaattaaaacttcacGGATTGGAGTGGAATTTTGATATGCTAATCTTTGAGTGATTTAAAAAATGAGGTTGGTTAAAGTTTTTGATTTCGAGTTCACTAACGTATAGATATCTGCACTTTAATATTAAGAACACGAAGAAAAATCTAATTATAATGTTGATTTTTATACGTTAGTGAACTCGAAATCGTAAATTTTCACCACCAGTACTGTTCTTGAAATTACTCATAGATTaacatgttaaatttttattcccgTCCGTGAAGTTTTGATTTTctgtgtttttaattattttgttcttttattttttcaatttcc of the Daucus carota subsp. sativus chromosome 4, DH1 v3.0, whole genome shotgun sequence genome contains:
- the LOC108217920 gene encoding pyruvate decarboxylase 1, translating into MDTSISTVTTSPLACNDLGSPPKNSAVSPIHDTPTTSINSSQGTLGRHLARRLVQIGVNDIFSVPGDFNLTLLDHFIAEPGLELVGCCNELNAGYAADGYARSRGVGACVVTFTVGGLSVINAIAGAYSENLPVICIVGGPNSNDYGTNRVLHHTIGLPDFSQELLCFQTVTCFQALVNNLEDAHELVDTAISTALQQSKPVYISVGCNLAAIPHPTFSREPVPFSLSPKLSNKMGLEAAVEATAEFLNKAVKPVLIGGPKMRVAKACEVFVELADACGYPISVLPSAKGMVPEHHPHFIGTYWGAVSTSFCAEIVESADAYLFAGPIFNDYSSVGYSLLLKKEKAIILQPDRVVIANGPTFGCVLMKDFLQALAKRIKHNTTAFENHCRIYVPEGLPPKSAPEEPLRVNVLFQHIQNMLSGDTAVIAETGDSWFNCQKLKLPKGCGYEFQMQYGSIGWSVGATLGYAQADKNKRVIACIGDGSFQVTAQDVSTMLRWGQNPIIFLLNNGGYTIEVVIHDGPYNVIKNWNYTALVDAIHNGEGKCWTAKVRCEEDLVEAIKTALGDKKDCLCFIEVICHKDDTSKELLEWGSRVSAANSRPPNPQ